GAATCCGTCATGTATCAACTGTACCCACAAAGCTTTAAGGATAGCAATGGCGATGGCTGGGGAGATTTGCAAGGGATATTGGACAAGGTGGATTATCTAACAGAGCTAGGTATCGACTTGATCTGGCTCGGTCCAATCTATGATTCACCGATGGTAGATAACGGATATGACATTCGGGATTACCAGCGCATTCATCCTCGCTATGGAACAATGGATGATTTTCAACAATTGCTAAAGCGATTACATGAGCAGGAGATTCGGTTGATTATGGATCTGGTGATTAATCATACATCCGATGAGCACCCTTGGTTCCAACAATCGCGCAGCAGCAAGGATAATCCTTACCGGGAGTATTACATATGGCGACCGCCCGGCGATGATGGTGGCGAACCGAATAATTGGCGCTCCTTTCTAGACGAATCGGCATGGACGTATGATGAGCAGACAGGTGAATATTATTTGCATCTGTTTGATCGTAAGCAGCCGGACTTGAACTGGGAGCATCCACAATTGCGAGAGGAATTGTACGAGATGATTCGATGGTGGTTGGATCAGGGCATTGATGGCTTCCGGCTAGACGCGATCAATATGATCTCCAAGCATCCTGATCTGCCAGATGCGCCGGAAGATGCTCCTCATCCACTCGGTCAGCAATTTTATAAAAATGGTCCGCGCATTCATGAGTTTCTACATGAGCTACATGAGCAGACCTTTGCCCGTTATGATCATATTGTGACCCTAGGCGAGGCACCTTCTGTCACGATGGAGGAAGTGCTGAATTATACAGCACCAGCGCGCGGAGAAATGGACATGGTGCTGGCAATGGATATGATGCGTATTGGTAAAGACGCTAAGGACCCATGGCAAAATCGTGACTGGTCGATTACCGAATTGAAGGAATCAGTGCTGAAATGGCATGATGGTGTACATGGACGCGGTGGCTATGCGGTGTATTTGAGCACCCATGATCATCCGCGCATATTGCCGGATGTGATCGGTGCAGGTGAGCATTACGATCAAGCTGCCAAGCTAGTGGGAACCTTTTTACACACGATTCCGGGAATACCGCTCATCTATCAGGGTGAGGAATTGGGGTTGCCGAATACGTTGTATCCTCATATCGATGATTATCGCGATGCAGGTACGATTGGTTATTACGAGCGCGCGGTGGCAGACGGTGAATCAGAACAGCAGGTGCTAGACAAGATTCATAAACGCAGCCGAGATGGCTCGCGTGCACCGATGCCTTGGAATTGCACCCTACCGCAAGCAGGTTTCAGCGAAGCCGAGCCGTGGATTCCAGTTACGCCAGAAGAACAGCTCAAAGGACGATGCGCAGATGATCAGCTTGTGCATCCCGATTCAGTGCTGCATTATTACCGCCAGCTGATTCGACTACGCCGGATGAATCCGATTGTAATCTACGGCTCGTTGACCATGCTGCTACCGGAGCATGAGCAGATTATGGCATATGTACGGGAATGGGAAGAAGAACGCTGGCTGGTGGTCTTGAATTTTGCCGATGAGGATGTATCCGTAGATTGGAGCCAGACACCGATTGCAGGTACAGAGCGAATGATCAAGCTGCACGGCAATTATCCTAAGTTCTCCAGACCAGTGGATCGCGAGGATGAGCATGATCTGTCAGAGCTGGAAGTGTTGCGTCCGTATGAAGCATTGATCTATCGAATGCCATCAACAACGCTGTAATCGGTACTAATAGATAGGTTGTACGTTGACCTGCGATACATGGGTATGATTATGATACCAATGGGATATCGTACAAAATGGTACTATTAAATAAAGGCTTGCTCACCGATCAATCCATCGGATGAAGCAAGCCTTTGTTTGCGAATGGAGCGAGCGCTCGCCCGAATGGGACACAAGCACGAAGGAACCATTTATAGAATCTTTGCCATTGTATAATCCGTGATGACGTAGCCCGATTTCTGATATACATGCACGGCGCGATCATTATGCCCAAATACATGCAAACCGATACGCTGTACCTGCTGCTCACGCATCTCGTGTTCCAATGCCTGCATCGTTTGCTGACCATAGCCTTGATTCTGGAATGCTTCATAAAGAAGAATATCGTAAATAAACGCCAGCTTCCCTGCGGGTGCATCATCTACATGTATCCACAGATGACCGATGGGTTCCTGCTCTTCATCTTGACGATAGATATGATAAATATGTGCGCCCTTCGTATTCAATCCTTCCGGCAGATAGCGTTGAAACGACTCCTCTGCCAACTCTGGTGCATCTTCTTTACTCCAATCACCGGATTGAATTTTCTCAGCGGCGTATTCGCGCATCGACAATTCGCGAAATGCGATAAATTGCTCTGGATTCATCGGTAGTAACTGAATCATAAAATGACAACTCCTCTGGATGTATGTACAATCACCTTATTGTAAACTTTCTACTAACAATCGTCTAATATCCCCATTACCTATCTTTCATACAACATGCAAAAACCGGCATAATCCGCAAAGGAACGCCGGTTTTGCATCTTGCAGAGCAAGCATGAACATAGTACACCATGCCTGCTTGAATACGATGCACTTACAGATCGTGGTCGTGCGACTCTGGCTCTGGTGAGATACGCTTTTCTAGCATACGCTGCTGGAATTCACTAATATCCTCGTAATCCTCAGCGAATTTACGGGAAATACGGATGTAGATCGGCAGCAATTCGCGGTAAATCGCAGCATGATCCTTATACGGACGATGCTCGTATGTGGTACCGATCATGCTGGATACAGCATCTAGCGAATCAATGCGTTTCAGTGCGTACAGACCGAGTACAGCTGCACCTAGACAAGAGCTTTCGATACTTTCTGGCAC
The DNA window shown above is from Paenibacillus sp. JQZ6Y-1 and carries:
- a CDS encoding GNAT family N-acetyltransferase is translated as MIQLLPMNPEQFIAFRELSMREYAAEKIQSGDWSKEDAPELAEESFQRYLPEGLNTKGAHIYHIYRQDEEQEPIGHLWIHVDDAPAGKLAFIYDILLYEAFQNQGYGQQTMQALEHEMREQQVQRIGLHVFGHNDRAVHVYQKSGYVITDYTMAKIL
- a CDS encoding glycoside hydrolase family 13 protein, which codes for MAFRHWRESVMYQLYPQSFKDSNGDGWGDLQGILDKVDYLTELGIDLIWLGPIYDSPMVDNGYDIRDYQRIHPRYGTMDDFQQLLKRLHEQEIRLIMDLVINHTSDEHPWFQQSRSSKDNPYREYYIWRPPGDDGGEPNNWRSFLDESAWTYDEQTGEYYLHLFDRKQPDLNWEHPQLREELYEMIRWWLDQGIDGFRLDAINMISKHPDLPDAPEDAPHPLGQQFYKNGPRIHEFLHELHEQTFARYDHIVTLGEAPSVTMEEVLNYTAPARGEMDMVLAMDMMRIGKDAKDPWQNRDWSITELKESVLKWHDGVHGRGGYAVYLSTHDHPRILPDVIGAGEHYDQAAKLVGTFLHTIPGIPLIYQGEELGLPNTLYPHIDDYRDAGTIGYYERAVADGESEQQVLDKIHKRSRDGSRAPMPWNCTLPQAGFSEAEPWIPVTPEEQLKGRCADDQLVHPDSVLHYYRQLIRLRRMNPIVIYGSLTMLLPEHEQIMAYVREWEEERWLVVLNFADEDVSVDWSQTPIAGTERMIKLHGNYPKFSRPVDREDEHDLSELEVLRPYEALIYRMPSTTL